From the genome of Leishmania major strain Friedlin complete genome, chromosome 35:
gtcTTTGACCACGTcttggggagggggaggggggcatggaggaggagtgAGTGGAGACCGGGAAAACGATACGAATGGCGAGAGGAGAGGACGGCGATCGCATCcagaggagagaaaaggagaaagACGTCCGCTGTATCGATGCGGAGAGGATGGGCTCGGCTCCGGGCAGAAACGCGGtccttgccccctcccccaaaacCTCTCGCGTCCTTCTCTTATCAATCGCGAGTACGCCACttatgcacacgcacgcgcacatgtaGCGAGCGCCACGCGccaaacaaacacacaaaaaaaaaatcatTGCCGCCGTGCGGAAATGCGATGAGGCTTCGAAAAAACTCTGTTTCCGCGCAATGCGGCATCCGGATACCGCTCTGCTTGAGAACCGAAGGGCTCCCTTGCACCTTTGCGCGGCTTTGGTTACATTGCGCGAGCACATGTGAAGGTAAATgtcagagaggaagagagataCCGACCTGGCAAACGGCCCACTCGATCCCACCGCCTCAAAtgcctcctccagctcgcaAGAGAGCGCGAGgcagacggcagcgccgtaAGTAGATGAGTGATTGCAGCAACCTTGCAACGAACTCACCCACGTGGCCACTCTCGGGTCAGCGATGCTGCTTGTGTAAGACGCGGCGATACTTGATACGGTgctccttcgccgcctccttgcgTGCCGTTTTTCGGGCAAACTTGGCGTCGATCTTCTGGCGTTTCTTGCCAAGACGCGAGCTCGAGGGCTCTGCCTCTACTTGATGGGCGGTCGAGTCGTGCCCTTTCAAGGAAGGCGAAAACGACGCTGCAGTCGATGAGCCGTGATGCTGCTCGGAtaaagaaaaggaagagagtCCCGACTTGACAGACGAAGCGCCGGTGTCGCAATTCTTATGAGACATCTTATGGTGCTGCTTGGCATTCCGCGCCGCTCTTTCCAGTTCCTTTGCGGTCGCGCGACTAATCACCGCCGCGGTAATGCGTCGGCGGGCTTCCTCGGCCGACTCGCCGCGGTCGGCCTCCCTCCGCTCCGCCTTTTTCTGCGACTGAGCAACGCTGGCATGATGGGCCTCGGCATTCTTGCGTCGCGTCGACTTTTCATTGGAGGCAGCTAACGAGAAGTCGGCGAAGAAGTCGTCCACGCCGTCCtgccactcctcctcctccaccacttCGGTCGCCATGTGGGCAAGGGTGTCCTCGAACTAGCAGGAACGGTGCCGACTCGAACGTGGGATAGCAGCAAGGCTAAAACGGTACACGCTCCTGGAAAAGTGCACTAGAAAGCACGAGGGTCCAACAAGTGCAGGTGTCCAATGAGgggcagagaaggaaagcagatgcacacacgGCCATTGAGGACGGCACGCGCGTCCGCATCCGAGTATCAAGAGAAGAGACACATACCGTATGGTGGGGAAGTGAGTGTAATGGAGGATAGCAacacaagaaaaaggcgTATTCGACATGAAAAGGCATGCGGGAATAGGAAAAAacggagaggaagggagggagagagagacggacacAGCCCGCAACTCGGTGCCTTAGGACGGAGGCACCACCGCTTTGTACGTGCGGCTTGAattcttcttcctccctgGGCCAACGCGCAAAGAGCAGCATGGCGGCGAGTGGCTAACGACGCCCGAAACACCTGCGCTGGCACAACGGCATCCCCTTCATCTTCGCTGACAGCATCTACAGTGCAGTCCGCAGcacccttctccgcctcggctCTTGTCACTCGCGTAACGCGCCACGGGGCTTTACGCAGCACTCGGACATGTGGCCTGtgcgaagaagagagagtCCCATCGGAGCAGTGGGGCgccgcgcaggaggcgtCGCCTTCGTCCCTTCGCGATTTTTtgatgtgtgtgggtgtgtcgcTGTTAGTTTGCCGGTgttcgctttttttttcaaaaATGACAAAACCAAACGTAACCGAAACGAAAAAGATCGAGCAAATAactgcagcgtcagcggaGATCACTGCAGGTGCCTGTGAAAAGACGCGCACGATTACTGCTCCACCGTCTTCGTGGTCAGGCCCTTGAAGGACGCAACCGGCACGTTGGAGATGACCGTGTAGAAGTGCTTGTGCTTGTTGCCCTCCGTCGTCTCCGACTTGCGCTGGatcagcacacgcacgcggccAGGGACGCCCTTCACGCCCTTGTGCCAGATGTACGTGTTCAGCGACGCGTCAATGCGGTTGTCCTTCGTCTTCATCAGACGGCCCACAAACGCCTTGATGCGCTTGATCGCCAGCGGAGCGCGCTTCGAGAAGGTCTTCTTCTTCAGCAGCTTCGACAGGTGGATCGTCGCCTCCATGCTCACAGCGTCGGGCTTGCGGCCAGTGCGCTTGAGCAGGGACGCGCGGGTcgcaccgcgcacgcgcgagtTCTTCGCCGTGTTGCCGACGCCGTGGAACTTCTtgcgcttctcctcgtcCATGTTCGCAAGCACGCGCTTCCAGCGCTTGTCATCGCGGTTCTTGCGGCTCTCCGCGGCCTTCTTGCGGGCATCGATGATGGCAGCCTTCTTCTCCTTGCCGAGCACCTTGCCCTTCATACCAGCGCGCGTCATGATTgaatcacacacacacacaatgcTGCTGGGGGAAAAGAGTTGTTTCGTGCATGTggggaaagagagggtgTATGTGTACGTGCGCATGTGTTTGAGCACGCCAACGCCAAAGGCGTGCACATCGAGCCACCAAGAGAGGGAGCAATGAAGCCAGCGGCACGTACAAGAAGGGTTAAGGGGAAAACGGTGACCGGGGATAAGTGTAGAGCGGGAGGGACGAACAATCATTGCCAATGGCGACGCAGTGGAAGACGGGCTCTGCAGGTTAAGCGGCACGTCTTCATAGCACACACCAGCGGAGCTCGAACAGCTCGCGGAAGCGGCTACGCGGCCCGAAAGGCTTCTTCGTTCACTGAGGCTCTTCCTGCCTGAgcaaaagagaaggaggttCGTCTCATCCGCCCTCGACACGGACGCAACCGCCAACGAAAGCGCCATCGCGCTCTTCTTGGTCCCCGACCTCGCTGGTCGCTGCCCTTGCTGCGCGCATCCGCTCCTCTCGGTGAAGCGACCAGGGAAaatgggggagggaggatggAAGGCTGGGCAAGCGCTCGCGCTGACCTGCGGTCCCTCTCGCCCGCCCTCCGCCTTGGCGGGTGTCAGACCTGTAATATTTCTTtagggaagggaagagcatAATAACAGCGCACGTTGTGCCTACAGAAGCTTCATGAGGGACCCGTGTAggcgtgtctctctgtgcggCATGGGCAAATGGGAGGACACATCGTAAGAGACGCTCACTGAACAAGGTGCACGCCTCGCATAagcgtacacacacacacacacaccgcagGGGTGTCACCCCTGTAGAGCACATCCTCGCTGAAACCCAAACAAAACAAGCGTAAAACGacagaaaagagagaaagagaaacggATTCAAAACGAAACCGAACACACGCATAACGCCGAGACGCTGAGGACAGACGCGCACGATTACTGCTCCACCGTCTTCGTGGTCAGGCCCTTGAAGGACGCAACCGGCACGTTGGAGATGACCGTGTAGAAGTGCTTGTGCTTGTTGCCCTCCGTCGTCTCCGACTTGCGCTGGatcagcacacgcacgcggccAGGGACGCCCTTCACGCCCTTGTGCCAGATGTACGTGTTCAGCGACGCGTCAATGCGGTTGTCCTTCGTCTTCATCAGACGGCCCACAAACGCCTTGATGCGCTTGATCGCCAGCGGAGCGCGCTTCGAGAAGGTCTTCTTCTTCAGCAGCTTCGACAGGTGGATCGTCGCCTCCATGCTCACAGCGTCGGGCTTGCGGCCAGTGCGCTTGAGCAGGGACGCGCGGGTcgcaccgcgcacgcgcgagtTCTTCGCCGTGTTGCCGACGCCGTGGAACTTCTtgcgcttctcctcgtcCATGTTCGCAAGCACGCGCTTCCAGCGCTTGTCATCGCGGTTCTTGCGGCTCTCCGCGGCCTTCTTGCGGGCATCGATGATGGCAGCCTTCTTCTCCTTGCCGAGCACCTTGCCCTTCATACCAGCGCGCGTCATTGCTACGAGTTTACGTGATGACTCGGTTTCTAAAGACAGCGCGTGCGTTTTCGCGTTTGGCGTGTACGACAGTGGGtgttatatatatatatatatatacatatttggggggggggggcaagagTAGTTGTCGCGTTGGAAAGAGACGATGCCAAACCCGCGGGAagtgtcgtcgtcgtcagtTTTATacagaagaggagggtgAGTGTGAGATTACATAGAGAAGGTACGAAGGAGGGCATGCACTGCCACGAGTCTATTCTTCTCTTGTCAATGGGATAGGAACGTGAGGATGCCTTGAGCCAGCAGCATCGATAGCCTCCCtcagcacacacgccgcgTCTCCGCTGTACCGCAGTTCGTCTTCGCTACTCTGTTTTGAAGCTAACCAATGCGGATGGGCAAGAAAGAGGTCCaagagaaagggaaaacgaaaagacgCACACGAGCGGTGGCGATGTTCCACTATTCTACATCACAGCGCTGAGCGACACAAAGAgtgcgagggagagagaacaagTGAAGGGACGAGCAGGTGGTAGACGACCcgtgagagaaagagagagaagggaagcgGGAGGCTCAATGTGCCCTCACTTCTCTTTCTCCATCCCTACCACCACcaaccagcagcagcacccacgCGTTACTCCGGCTCCGCTTCGagctgccctcctccgcgccaTCAAACCAGCTTGCCAGAACTCTTCAccagctccagcacctcgGTAACGTCATACCGCTCCAACCTGCCGTCAAACCCGGCCATCACGAGATACTGGTGTGCCGAAAAAGCGCTGGCGTGTCTGCTccctcgagcagcaccaccgctccGCTTCGGGGCCGCCTCAGTCGACGAcgtggcagcgtcggcgcggcCATTGTCGAACGTGGTCACCGGCTCAGCTGCTGGCGGGGGCGTAATCGTCGGACCGCTCCAGGCACAAGCCGCCGCACAGACAAAACCGGGACCTTGGCGACGCAGCACGTGACGCTGGCGGGTACTGACGTACACCACCGCCCCGCCGTCCGACCAAACAATCAGCTCAAGAGGTGACACATGCGTCGTCTCGAGCGGAGAGGGCGCCCCTGCACGCGCGTAGCGAGTGGGTGTCAGGGACGTCG
Proteins encoded in this window:
- a CDS encoding conserved hypothetical protein (previous protein_id=AAZ14550.1) is translated as MATEVVEEEEWQDGVDDFFADFSLAASNEKSTRRKNAEAHHASVAQSQKKAERREADRGESAEEARRRITAAVISRATAKELERAARNAKQHHKMSHKNCDTGASSVKSGLSSFSLSEQHHGSSTAASFSPSLKGHDSTAHQVEAEPSSSRLGKKRQKIDAKFARKTARKEAAKEHRIKYRRVLHKQHR
- a CDS encoding putative 60S ribosomal subunit protein L31 (previous protein_id=AAZ14551.1), producing MTRAGMKGKVLGKEKKAAIIDARKKAAESRKNRDDKRWKRVLANMDEEKRKKFHGVGNTAKNSRVRGATRASLLKRTGRKPDAVSMEATIHLSKLLKKKTFSKRAPLAIKRIKAFVGRLMKTKDNRIDASLNTYIWHKGVKGVPGRVRVLIQRKSETTEGNKHKHFYTVISNVPVASFKGLTTKTVEQ